Genomic segment of Nitrosopumilaceae archaeon AB1(1):
AAGAGAATTGCACAATATGCCTATTCCCTTGCAAGTGGTCGTCGCAATAAAGTTTTATGCGTGCATAAATCTAACGTGTTGAAAAAAACCGATGGTATCTTTATTCGTGCGTGCAAGGATGTATCGGAGACTTTTCCTGACATTCCATTTGAGCAGATGTATGTTGATGCATGTGCAATGAATCTAATTAGAAATCCTGAATCCTTTGATGTGATTGTAACTACAAATATGTTTGGTGATATCCTATCTGATGAATCTTCGCAGGTTGTGGGTGGACTTGGTATGGCACCTGCCGCAAACATTGGTGATAATTTTGCGCTCTTTGAACCTGTCCATGGAGCAGCATTTGATATAGCAGAGGATCATATAGTAAATCCAGACTCTATAATTCTCTCAATTAAGATGATGCTAGAATGGCTTGGCTCAAAGCACGATGATTTAACATCCATAAAAGCTGCCAAACTTTTAGAAGATAATTTACTAGAGACAATTCGCTCCGGAGTATCCACACCTGATATTGGTGGGGGTGCAACTACAAGTGAGTTTACAGAGGCAGTTGCATCTAGGATTCGCTCAGGGAAATAATCTGTCTGCATCTCTGGGGTATAGAATCAACTCTCTGAGATTATCAGTTTTGGTCAGTACCATTAGTAATCTCTCCAATCCCATTCCCCATCCTGAATGCGGTGGCATTCCCCACTCGAATGTCTCTAGATGCTTTGAGAGCTCTTTTGGATTCAGTTGTTGCTCCTCTAGACGTGATTTTATGGTCTTTGCATCATGTAGTCGTGTACCGCCTGAGGACAGACCTAGG
This window contains:
- a CDS encoding isocitrate/isopropylmalate dehydrogenase family protein; translated protein: MTFNISLITGDGVGPDLADSTVVILNALQDSTNLSFNTTLLPAGDLALSKYGSALPQDTLDAIQNSDACIKAPVGESAKDVIVHLRQKLNLYANIRPAKSYSGMPSLFPNVDMVIVRENTEDLYTGAEFDIDDDSAIAMRIITYAASKRIAQYAYSLASGRRNKVLCVHKSNVLKKTDGIFIRACKDVSETFPDIPFEQMYVDACAMNLIRNPESFDVIVTTNMFGDILSDESSQVVGGLGMAPAANIGDNFALFEPVHGAAFDIAEDHIVNPDSIILSIKMMLEWLGSKHDDLTSIKAAKLLEDNLLETIRSGVSTPDIGGGATTSEFTEAVASRIRSGK